The following is a genomic window from Methanophagales archaeon.
ATTGCAGATATTCGACCAGAGATATGGCTCTTCTTAGCTTCGCTTCCGCTGGTATACCAGGCATGGAAACTGACGAGGGACTTGATATGGTAACTGGTAACATAATTGTCCCGCTTTGCTATATCATGACAGAATCAGATATGCACCAATCAAGACGCTAACAGCGGCAATCCCTTTTATGGTTAGGGACCGCCGATCTGTCTTCTCTTCTATCAGCCCGGGATAGAACAATCCGAGTAGAGTGGCGAATATGAATACGAGAAATGGCTGTGTTGTCGGTATCGCACTCACAAGCGAGATATAAGTCATGGATACCGCCTTGAAATACAATACATAGCCAGCCCATGCGAGTGAGGAGCTGATAAAAGAGAGCAGGTAGACCTTTGGGGGTAATGTTTTAATAATCATGAGCGTCTTCTCGCGGTTATGGGGTATGAGGAGTAGAAAGGGTCTACCGGCGATATTACCAAGCAGGAACCAGAAGAGGTAAGAGAGATAATCCAGATGTGAGAGTATGAGCTTCGAGATCACATCCTTACCCGCATTCATTATATCAAGGACCAGTATCATGAGGAGCGCAGGAGAGAGCGCGATATGCAAGGAGTGCGAGTGACTCTGCCTGTGACTGTCCCTATTCCTTCCCCTTAAAGATACGGATACGGAGATTGCACTGAAGACCATCAGTCCTATACCCACATATCTCCTCAAAGAGAGTCCTTCACCAATGAACATGAACGAGAATAGCAGTACAAAGAGTGGAGAGAGATAAAATAGCGGTGTCACCCTTGATACCTCTTCTATCATCAGTGCTTTGTTGTAAAGCACATATACCAGCCCCATGGCTACTCCGAGTAGAATGATAATAACGGGAAGTATGGTGGGAGTGGAACTATTGGTACTGTGAGAGGTGAAAGGAAGCAGGAAAATGAGGAACGGCAGCATGGTGAGTGTGAGGAAGACCTGATAGGAGACGGCATCTTTGATATAATGTGTCAGAATGAATTTATCCACTATTACAACAACTGCCCAGAGTATAGATGCAATAAGGGCTAAGATAAACCATTGCATAAGCATAAATAAGTTTATTCTGCTACAAGAATAAGAAGTACTGAAAATAGTTAAAAATGAACTCCTAAATCCAGCTCAAATCGTTCTACCTGTGGGAGTCGTTGTTTTGATTGCATTTGTAATCATACGTTATAGGGGTGAGAAAGCAATAGGGATAACGGTGCCAGATTTTTCGCGGAGATTTAAGTGAAA
Proteins encoded in this region:
- a CDS encoding EamA family transporter: MLMQWFILALIASILWAVVVIVDKFILTHYIKDAVSYQVFLTLTMLPFLIFLLPFTSHSTNSSTPTILPVIIILLGVAMGLVYVLYNKALMIEEVSRVTPLFYLSPLFVLLFSFMFIGEGLSLRRYVGIGLMVFSAISVSVSLRGRNRDSHRQSHSHSLHIALSPALLMILVLDIMNAGKDVISKLILSHLDYLSYLFWFLLGNIAGRPFLLLIPHNREKTLMIIKTLPPKVYLLSFISSSLAWAGYVLYFKAVSMTYISLVSAIPTTQPFLVFIFATLLGLFYPGLIEEKTDRRSLTIKGIAAVSVLIGAYLILS